One Desulfobulbus oligotrophicus DNA segment encodes these proteins:
- a CDS encoding metallophosphoesterase family protein, whose protein sequence is MQPSKPKTIYAGVLSDTHLHSPTPDFLRQIRTCFHFCDVIIHAGDLTEPGILEAFTPKTIHAVHGNMCAPSVRNRLPPHHLFTLGRFVIGLAHGAHLGFDIETSLWNLFPEADCIIYGHTHAPVCHRHGPTLFLNPGTFQATGRYGAPGTYAILEAGDQLSARILEVPHIP, encoded by the coding sequence ATGCAACCTTCAAAACCCAAGACGATTTACGCCGGGGTTCTTTCAGATACCCATTTACACTCGCCCACTCCGGATTTTCTGCGACAGATTCGCACCTGTTTTCACTTCTGTGATGTCATTATTCATGCCGGTGACCTCACCGAACCCGGTATTCTCGAGGCTTTTACACCAAAGACCATTCATGCTGTCCATGGTAACATGTGTGCCCCCTCTGTTCGTAATCGTCTCCCGCCACACCATCTCTTCACGCTTGGCCGCTTTGTCATCGGCCTTGCCCACGGTGCCCACCTCGGCTTTGACATTGAAACCTCTTTATGGAACCTTTTCCCTGAAGCCGACTGCATTATCTACGGTCACACCCATGCACCCGTCTGTCATCGCCACGGTCCGACCCTTTTTCTTAACCCAGGCACCTTTCAGGCAACCGGTCGGTATGGTGCACCAGGTACCTATGCTATACTAGAGGCGGGAGACCAACTCTCCGCCCGTATCCTGGAGGTTCCACACATACCGTGA
- the efp gene encoding elongation factor P, with protein MYTASDLRKGLKIQIDGEPYIITEFDFSKPGKGQALYRTKMRNMITGVQFTQTYRSNDKFERPNLEERKMQFLYAQDDEYHFMDTTSYEQIFLTKEQLGEHLNFLIDNMEVEVLFFGDRPIDVSLPTFVNLEVTVAEPWAKGDTSGSDTKPVTVETGFQLQVPPFINQGDKIQIDTRTGTYITRVKE; from the coding sequence ATGTATACAGCTTCTGATTTGCGTAAGGGTCTGAAAATTCAAATAGATGGTGAACCGTATATTATCACGGAATTCGATTTTTCGAAACCCGGTAAAGGGCAGGCCCTTTACCGGACGAAAATGCGCAATATGATTACAGGCGTACAGTTCACGCAGACCTATCGTTCCAACGATAAGTTTGAGCGTCCGAATTTAGAAGAGCGTAAGATGCAGTTTTTGTACGCTCAGGATGACGAGTATCATTTCATGGACACGACCTCGTATGAGCAGATCTTTTTAACAAAAGAACAGCTGGGAGAGCATCTGAACTTCCTGATCGACAATATGGAGGTTGAGGTGCTGTTTTTCGGGGATCGACCGATTGATGTTTCCTTGCCCACTTTTGTCAATCTGGAGGTCACCGTAGCTGAACCTTGGGCCAAGGGGGACACCTCAGGTTCAGATACAAAGCCTGTGACGGTTGAAACAGGATTTCAGCTCCAGGTTCCGCCATTTATCAATCAGGGCGATAAAATTCAAATAGATACCCGTACTGGAACATATATCACCAGGGTTAAAGAATAA
- a CDS encoding N-acetylmuramoyl-L-alanine amidase: MAIVMLSCAVSSVLASSPYIARPEQQSSEQTYVAAKAYLLQLERDHTLGNNRANWLTGVRTFRQIHFTEKKGALGPSSLYMSAKTYQQMFERFKQPQDIKNAQNTFLELADLYPNHSLADDALFAAAQCAQQQPGQQQLASELYQKVVSLYPTGDQAAKAQAILTTPASKSTNASPSPESSIDQAQAPRLSSLSPAKYWSSPDYCRVVLQAPKPLPFTSGTITSTTDDNRLISFDIEKSHTTGNHLHSLPVSQGLLKRIVSRPLTEDTVRVNVEVESLAEYSIFSLNDPFRIVVDVRGAQAVTPPNQNSTFLPAKASNSSQQPKLAVNTRINTGALTIELSDQKKRLPAYTTPAMAKSDKRGALSLAQQLGLGIRKITIDPGHGGKDPGAMAFGLKEKDIVLRISQKVAALLQTNSRYEVVLTRNRDVFVPLEERTAMANTNKSDLFLSIHLNAHSEKRKNGVETYFLNLATDAAAMRVAALENATSTHNIGELQDILTMLMENSKIDESTRLARFVHNNLLKGYGNQYKPHDLGIKQAPFYVLLGAQMPAVLVELAFITNPEEAKLLQSEEHLNKIAELLAAGVAAYVDHHYSAALKY; encoded by the coding sequence ATGGCGATTGTAATGCTTAGCTGCGCTGTCTCATCAGTGCTTGCAAGCAGCCCTTATATCGCACGACCTGAGCAGCAGTCATCCGAACAGACCTATGTAGCTGCAAAAGCGTACCTGCTGCAACTCGAACGTGATCACACCCTCGGCAACAACCGGGCCAACTGGCTCACAGGTGTCCGCACGTTCCGTCAAATTCATTTCACAGAAAAAAAAGGCGCGTTGGGACCTTCCAGTCTCTACATGAGTGCCAAAACCTATCAGCAAATGTTTGAACGGTTTAAACAACCTCAAGATATAAAAAATGCCCAAAATACGTTCCTTGAGCTTGCCGATCTGTATCCAAACCACTCTCTCGCCGATGATGCCCTGTTTGCAGCTGCTCAATGCGCACAGCAACAACCGGGACAACAACAGCTGGCAAGTGAGCTCTATCAAAAAGTTGTTTCTCTGTACCCCACAGGTGATCAAGCTGCCAAGGCCCAGGCCATTTTGACAACCCCGGCATCCAAGAGTACAAATGCCTCACCCTCACCGGAGAGCAGCATAGATCAAGCACAGGCACCCAGGCTATCCTCACTTTCTCCTGCAAAGTACTGGTCCTCGCCGGATTATTGCCGCGTCGTTCTTCAAGCACCAAAACCGCTCCCCTTCACAAGCGGTACCATCACCTCAACAACAGACGACAACCGTCTCATCTCTTTTGATATTGAAAAAAGCCATACTACAGGCAATCACCTCCATTCGCTGCCGGTCTCCCAGGGGCTATTAAAGCGCATTGTCTCTCGACCGCTTACTGAAGACACCGTGCGTGTCAATGTTGAAGTGGAGTCCCTTGCTGAGTATTCAATTTTCAGTCTGAACGATCCATTCAGGATCGTTGTTGACGTCCGGGGTGCTCAGGCTGTCACTCCTCCCAATCAGAACAGCACCTTTTTGCCTGCTAAGGCCAGCAACAGCTCTCAGCAGCCAAAGTTAGCCGTCAATACCCGCATAAACACCGGCGCCTTAACAATAGAACTCAGTGATCAGAAAAAACGCCTACCTGCCTACACGACACCAGCAATGGCGAAGAGTGACAAGCGTGGAGCACTCTCGCTGGCGCAGCAATTGGGGTTGGGAATTCGCAAGATTACCATTGACCCTGGTCATGGCGGAAAAGATCCCGGGGCCATGGCCTTTGGATTAAAAGAAAAAGACATCGTGCTGCGTATTTCACAAAAAGTTGCAGCCCTATTACAAACAAACTCCCGCTATGAGGTCGTCCTAACGCGGAACCGCGATGTTTTTGTTCCCCTTGAAGAGCGAACAGCCATGGCTAATACCAACAAGAGCGATCTCTTCTTATCAATCCATCTGAACGCCCACTCTGAAAAACGAAAAAACGGCGTTGAAACCTATTTTCTTAATCTGGCCACAGATGCGGCCGCCATGCGGGTAGCGGCTCTTGAGAACGCGACATCCACTCACAATATTGGCGAGTTACAAGATATCCTCACCATGCTGATGGAGAACTCTAAAATTGACGAATCCACCCGGTTAGCTCGCTTCGTTCACAACAATTTACTCAAAGGCTATGGCAACCAGTATAAACCGCATGATCTCGGCATCAAACAAGCTCCGTTCTATGTTCTCCTTGGCGCTCAAATGCCGGCGGTGTTAGTCGAACTGGCCTTTATCACAAACCCGGAGGAAGCAAAACTTCTCCAATCCGAGGAACACCTTAACAAGATTGCAGAGCTGCTTGCAGCCGGCGTAGCCGCCTATGTCGATCACCATTACTCAGCCGCATTAAAGTATTGA
- a CDS encoding metallophosphoesterase, with protein MSAIDSTTCVIGDIHGCHESLVHLLGKVTHRADTLVFLGDYVDRGPHSKEVVSTILTLARNHPRVITLMGNHDFLFMKYLNGEESSLFLQVGGKQTLASYGLPVHATPEDILQQVPSTHITFFHNLPLYWENQHAIYVHAGLQPGCHLSQQTAQWCLWARESFLTATADFGKPVIFGHTVFSEPLIADDKIGIDTGAVYGGELTALLLPEQKIISVPGLRGPYQ; from the coding sequence ATGTCAGCAATAGATTCAACCACCTGCGTGATCGGTGACATTCACGGGTGTCACGAATCGCTCGTTCATCTTCTGGGCAAGGTCACCCATCGTGCAGACACCCTTGTGTTTCTCGGCGATTATGTTGATCGAGGACCACACTCCAAAGAGGTCGTCTCCACTATTTTAACCCTTGCCAGAAACCATCCCCGTGTGATCACCCTGATGGGTAATCACGATTTCCTGTTCATGAAATATTTAAATGGAGAGGAGAGCAGCCTCTTTTTGCAGGTTGGGGGGAAACAGACACTGGCCAGCTACGGTCTTCCCGTTCATGCAACACCTGAGGACATACTTCAGCAGGTCCCATCCACCCACATTACATTCTTTCACAACCTGCCCCTTTACTGGGAAAATCAACATGCCATCTATGTTCATGCCGGACTGCAACCCGGGTGCCATCTCAGTCAGCAAACGGCGCAGTGGTGTCTTTGGGCACGTGAGTCTTTCCTCACGGCTACAGCAGACTTTGGCAAACCCGTTATCTTTGGACATACGGTCTTTTCTGAACCTCTGATTGCTGATGACAAAATCGGCATTGATACCGGCGCAGTTTATGGTGGAGAGCTCACAGCCCTGCTGCTGCCTGAACAGAAAATTATCAGTGTACCTGGACTCCGTGGCCCATACCAATGA
- a CDS encoding ExeA family protein, with protein sequence MYTKYYGLAKKPFALTPDPAVVFMSETHQEGLAILKYGILSKKCFLVLTADVGSGKTTLLQALVSSLEQDVHLCLLNNPILYRDEFFSYIAKKLDLHWDGNKAMFLIEFGNLLKQCYEKDERVLLIFDEAHVLPVDLLEEIRLLSNLEEKGQDVLSIFLVGQPELNERMSDDRLLPLRQRIGIRFHLSTFTLEETRQYILFRLRHAGARHFNIFSEEAIAAVHRVSKGTPRLINIICDHALLTGFAEGNPVIGAELIEESVEDLHFPGEGTPLPVGRSEKIQSWQWPILGGLVLVILLGVTVWLKYFHG encoded by the coding sequence ATGTATACCAAATATTACGGACTTGCAAAAAAACCCTTTGCACTGACTCCTGATCCGGCAGTGGTTTTCATGAGTGAAACCCATCAGGAAGGACTGGCTATCCTGAAGTACGGTATCCTCAGCAAAAAATGTTTTCTGGTTTTGACAGCCGATGTTGGATCCGGCAAAACCACTTTGCTTCAGGCACTGGTCAGTTCACTGGAACAAGATGTTCATCTGTGTCTGCTCAACAACCCTATCCTCTACCGTGATGAGTTCTTTTCCTATATTGCCAAAAAGCTTGATCTGCACTGGGATGGCAATAAAGCGATGTTTCTCATTGAATTTGGGAACCTGCTTAAACAGTGTTATGAGAAAGATGAACGGGTGCTGTTGATCTTTGACGAGGCTCATGTGCTTCCGGTTGATTTACTAGAGGAGATTCGGCTGCTTTCAAATCTTGAGGAAAAGGGGCAGGACGTGCTTTCTATTTTTCTCGTGGGCCAGCCTGAGTTGAATGAACGGATGAGTGACGACCGGCTTTTACCCTTGCGACAACGAATTGGGATCAGATTTCATCTCAGTACATTCACTTTAGAAGAAACCCGCCAATATATTCTTTTCCGGCTGCGTCATGCCGGAGCTCGTCATTTCAATATTTTTTCAGAAGAGGCGATTGCGGCCGTTCATCGTGTCAGTAAGGGGACGCCTCGCCTGATCAATATTATCTGTGATCATGCGCTGTTAACCGGTTTTGCCGAAGGTAATCCGGTTATTGGTGCGGAGTTGATTGAGGAAAGCGTTGAGGATCTCCACTTTCCCGGAGAAGGGACTCCCCTGCCTGTGGGCAGGTCGGAAAAAATACAGAGCTGGCAATGGCCGATTCTGGGTGGGCTGGTACTCGTTATTCTTCTTGGTGTTACTGTCTGGTTGAAGTATTTTCACGGATGA
- the mutS gene encoding DNA mismatch repair protein MutS, producing the protein MNTSHKITPMLRQYLEIKEQYPDTILFYRMGDFYEMFFEDAEIAAQVLSITLTSRSAKDEENRIPMCGVPFHAVTGYLGRMIKAGYRVAICEQVEDPKTAKGIVKREVVRVVSPGVTTDDQLLDAKVDCYVSALTINRRSTKNWIAGLAFIDVSTGHFYVSEVIFSPQHLSPLIDAFTRLQPAELVLSHTEMERSSDLTAQLTTHLGKLCLTERPDFHFDLQTAYTTLTEHFGTTNLAGFDCESLTTAIASAGALIVYLRDTQKSDLTHIKRISPLTDSEYMIIDDASRRNLELTETLIGGHRDGSLLAILDQTKTPMGARLLRNWLLFPLQQHEQIEGRLTAVQELIHLKKTRSSLRTLFAAIHDLERLCSRLVLGHGNARDMNAIKVSLAQLPDLRALLTACSAPLLHEIYTELDPLTDLHQLVDTAIHEDAPVSLREGNLIREGYNAELDHLLVLLRDGKNLILALENSERERSGLAKLKVGYNKVFGYYFELSRSQSASIPDYFIRKQTLVNAERFITPELKELEQSILTAQERRLELEYSLFLDLRDQLARHSRRLLDTANLIARLDVLASFAETATEYRYCRPTINNEESITIIEGRHPVIEKSMEPGRFVPNDVQLDQKTHGLLIITGPNMAGKSTVLRQSALIVLMAHLGSFVPAESASICLVDRIFTRVGAMDDLRRGQSTFMVEMNETANILNNATKNSLVILDEIGRGTSTYDGLAIAWAVSEELAQKDGVGIKTLFATHYHELIDLAATNTNIQNYSIAVQEWNDSIVFLHKMVQGATSRSYGIQVASLAGVPEHVIARAHQILKNIEQAEFTRHGHQQSVSRRQKGKEQPHQLPLFTPPQHPALTLLAAARPDDLSPKQALDILYQAKALLEEHPD; encoded by the coding sequence ATGAATACCTCGCATAAAATCACCCCGATGCTCCGACAGTACCTTGAAATCAAGGAACAGTATCCTGATACTATCTTATTTTACCGTATGGGAGATTTTTATGAGATGTTCTTTGAAGATGCGGAGATCGCTGCTCAGGTACTGAGTATCACCTTAACCTCGCGGAGTGCAAAAGATGAAGAGAACAGAATCCCCATGTGCGGGGTACCTTTCCATGCGGTAACCGGCTATCTCGGCAGGATGATCAAGGCTGGCTACCGTGTCGCGATTTGTGAACAGGTCGAAGATCCGAAAACAGCCAAAGGTATTGTAAAACGAGAGGTTGTGCGCGTTGTCAGTCCCGGGGTAACCACTGATGATCAACTCCTTGACGCCAAAGTCGACTGCTATGTCAGTGCCCTGACCATCAATCGCCGATCAACAAAAAACTGGATCGCCGGGCTTGCTTTTATAGATGTTTCCACAGGCCATTTCTACGTCAGTGAAGTCATCTTCTCACCCCAACACCTGAGTCCGCTCATTGACGCCTTTACCCGTCTGCAACCCGCAGAACTGGTGCTCTCCCATACAGAGATGGAACGGTCCTCTGACCTCACCGCACAGTTGACCACCCATCTTGGCAAACTGTGTCTGACAGAACGTCCGGATTTCCATTTTGATCTGCAAACCGCCTATACCACTCTGACCGAACACTTTGGCACCACTAACCTGGCAGGATTTGATTGTGAATCGCTGACCACTGCAATCGCTTCCGCCGGAGCGCTTATTGTGTATCTTCGTGACACTCAAAAATCCGACTTAACGCATATTAAGCGGATCAGCCCACTGACAGACAGTGAGTATATGATCATTGACGATGCTTCCCGGCGAAACCTGGAGTTAACCGAGACGCTCATCGGCGGACATCGTGACGGCTCACTTCTTGCCATCCTCGATCAAACAAAAACTCCCATGGGGGCTCGATTGCTACGCAACTGGCTTCTCTTCCCCCTCCAACAGCATGAGCAGATCGAGGGCCGTCTGACAGCTGTTCAAGAACTTATCCATCTCAAAAAAACCAGATCATCCCTGCGCACCCTGTTTGCAGCTATCCATGACCTTGAACGTCTGTGCAGCCGGCTCGTTCTCGGGCATGGCAATGCCCGTGACATGAACGCTATAAAGGTATCACTTGCACAACTACCGGATCTGCGCGCCCTCCTGACTGCCTGTTCCGCACCCTTACTGCACGAAATATACACTGAGCTGGACCCTTTAACTGACCTGCACCAGCTTGTTGATACGGCAATTCACGAGGATGCCCCTGTCAGTCTACGTGAAGGAAACCTTATTCGTGAAGGATACAACGCTGAACTCGACCACCTGCTGGTTTTACTTCGTGACGGGAAAAATCTCATACTGGCGCTTGAAAACAGTGAGCGGGAGCGATCAGGACTGGCAAAATTAAAGGTCGGATACAATAAAGTTTTCGGCTATTATTTCGAGCTCAGTCGCAGTCAGTCCGCATCAATCCCGGATTACTTTATCCGTAAACAGACTCTGGTCAATGCAGAACGCTTCATCACCCCTGAACTGAAGGAGCTTGAGCAATCCATTCTCACCGCACAGGAACGTCGTTTAGAACTGGAATATTCGTTGTTTCTTGACCTTCGCGACCAACTTGCCCGCCACAGTCGGCGCCTGCTGGACACAGCCAACCTGATTGCCAGGCTCGATGTTCTTGCATCTTTTGCCGAAACAGCAACCGAATACCGGTATTGTCGACCGACCATCAACAATGAAGAGTCTATCACCATTATCGAAGGCAGACATCCTGTCATTGAAAAAAGCATGGAACCCGGTCGTTTTGTTCCCAATGATGTACAACTTGATCAGAAAACACATGGGCTGCTGATCATTACCGGCCCTAATATGGCAGGCAAATCAACCGTCCTGCGTCAGAGTGCCCTGATTGTGCTGATGGCACATCTTGGCAGCTTTGTCCCTGCCGAATCAGCCTCAATATGCCTCGTTGATCGGATCTTCACACGGGTAGGGGCTATGGATGATCTACGTCGGGGCCAGTCAACCTTCATGGTTGAGATGAATGAAACGGCCAATATTCTCAACAATGCCACGAAAAACAGCCTGGTTATTCTGGATGAAATAGGACGTGGTACCTCGACCTACGACGGTTTGGCAATTGCCTGGGCTGTGTCGGAAGAATTAGCACAAAAGGATGGCGTCGGCATCAAGACCCTCTTTGCCACCCATTACCATGAGCTCATCGACCTGGCCGCAACGAACACCAACATTCAGAATTATTCTATAGCTGTTCAGGAATGGAATGATTCAATCGTGTTTCTGCACAAGATGGTTCAAGGGGCCACCAGTCGCAGTTACGGCATCCAGGTGGCATCCCTGGCCGGGGTTCCGGAACACGTCATTGCCCGCGCTCACCAAATTCTGAAAAATATTGAACAGGCGGAATTCACCCGCCATGGCCACCAGCAGTCTGTATCCCGCCGCCAAAAGGGAAAGGAACAGCCTCATCAGTTACCTCTCTTTACCCCTCCACAACATCCGGCTCTTACCCTGCTTGCCGCTGCCCGTCCGGATGACCTATCACCTAAGCAGGCACTTGATATACTCTACCAGGCCAAGGCCCTGCTTGAAGAGCATCCTGACTGA
- a CDS encoding GumC family protein, with amino-acid sequence MDIKQRQLIKKYADIILAKWWLIAFSVLIAVTIAQFYYLRIPKVYKSTALLSYEQQQINPARMDPEQGRSGLREALATLKELVTSQSNLEKVITQLSLYEKARERVPVQSVVGSMRKSIEIVPIGQGDVFSVSFQGGEPEEVVKVANALASLFIEENLKYREERASETSKYTEKELAMAKKVLDEKEQVMRDYKLEYFNEMPEQRPGNLAQLQALVTQNQGYQNTIQELERTKAMLQEQVGMQQRLAAMQMAIETPTGSVDSRFPETNAERLRRLRAYLNTLRTKYTKNHPEVLHTQQQIRQLEKLPGEASAVSGRTAAGSQASFTATMEAHRLQAQLREIDTNIRQIRDEQAKIPGEIAKYQRWIEAAPVREAEWNNLTRDYTELRRHYDQLVAQNLQAQSAENLERNQKGSKFKIADPARLPEKPFKPNFLRILLVALAAGFGVSIGSLIILDFIDTSFKDVGELEEYIGVPVICALPFIEKEEEAIRGKRKDILLVGGVSLYAVVLLAALIIMYAKGMIII; translated from the coding sequence ATGGATATTAAACAGCGCCAACTGATAAAAAAGTATGCGGATATTATTCTGGCAAAATGGTGGTTAATCGCTTTCAGCGTCCTTATTGCCGTGACAATCGCCCAGTTTTACTACCTTCGTATCCCAAAGGTGTATAAAAGTACCGCACTGTTAAGTTATGAACAACAGCAAATTAATCCGGCACGGATGGACCCGGAACAGGGAAGGAGCGGTCTTCGAGAGGCGCTCGCCACTTTGAAGGAGCTGGTAACAAGCCAAAGCAACCTTGAAAAAGTCATAACACAACTTTCTTTGTATGAGAAGGCTCGAGAGAGGGTTCCTGTTCAAAGTGTTGTTGGATCCATGCGCAAAAGTATAGAAATTGTACCGATCGGTCAAGGTGATGTGTTCAGTGTCAGTTTTCAGGGAGGAGAGCCGGAGGAGGTTGTCAAGGTGGCCAATGCCCTGGCTTCATTGTTCATAGAAGAGAACCTTAAGTATAGGGAAGAAAGGGCATCAGAAACCTCCAAGTATACTGAAAAAGAACTGGCCATGGCCAAAAAGGTGTTGGACGAGAAAGAGCAGGTGATGCGTGATTATAAGTTAGAGTATTTTAACGAAATGCCTGAACAGCGGCCAGGGAATCTTGCGCAATTACAGGCTCTTGTCACGCAAAATCAAGGGTATCAGAATACGATTCAGGAACTTGAACGGACCAAGGCAATGTTGCAGGAGCAGGTTGGCATGCAGCAACGTCTGGCAGCCATGCAGATGGCTATAGAGACACCAACAGGTTCAGTTGATTCAAGATTTCCGGAAACAAATGCCGAGCGGTTGAGACGTTTGCGCGCCTACTTAAACACATTGCGCACTAAATATACGAAAAATCATCCGGAAGTTCTTCACACCCAGCAGCAGATCAGACAGCTGGAAAAACTACCGGGCGAGGCGTCTGCGGTCTCCGGTCGTACAGCAGCCGGCAGCCAGGCGAGTTTTACCGCAACGATGGAAGCGCATCGGCTCCAGGCTCAGCTGAGAGAAATCGATACGAATATACGACAGATTCGAGATGAGCAGGCCAAGATACCCGGGGAGATAGCAAAGTACCAGCGCTGGATAGAGGCCGCGCCTGTTCGGGAGGCTGAATGGAATAACCTGACCAGAGATTATACAGAGTTACGACGGCACTACGATCAGTTGGTTGCACAAAATCTACAGGCACAGTCTGCAGAGAACCTTGAGCGTAACCAGAAAGGCAGTAAATTTAAAATTGCTGATCCGGCTCGTCTTCCCGAAAAACCCTTCAAACCTAATTTTTTACGTATTCTGCTTGTTGCTTTGGCGGCAGGATTTGGGGTGAGTATTGGTTCCCTGATTATTCTTGATTTTATTGATACTTCCTTCAAGGATGTTGGAGAACTTGAAGAATATATAGGTGTTCCTGTCATCTGTGCGCTTCCCTTTATTGAAAAAGAAGAGGAGGCTATAAGAGGAAAAAGAAAAGATATCTTGCTTGTTGGCGGAGTCTCACTTTATGCAGTTGTTCTTCTGGCAGCCTTGATCATTATGTATGCTAAAGGAATGATTATCATCTGA
- a CDS encoding HIT family protein: MKTLWTPWRMEHVLGNVPAVDGCLFEPLGTAPQDQAHLLLYRDNLTVVLLNRYPYANGHLLVAPRRHLADLTELSTEENSSLMAMLATCCTILRRHLHPHGINIGLNLGKAAGAGISEHLHFHLVPRWQGDHNFMTVCADIRTIPQHLENTFTMLAPDFSNLLTPPAP, encoded by the coding sequence GTGAAAACTCTGTGGACCCCCTGGAGAATGGAGCATGTTCTTGGTAACGTGCCGGCTGTTGACGGCTGTCTTTTTGAACCTCTGGGAACAGCCCCACAGGATCAAGCCCACCTGCTCCTTTACCGCGACAACCTGACTGTTGTCCTCCTCAATCGGTATCCCTATGCCAACGGGCACCTGCTCGTCGCTCCACGCAGACACCTCGCCGATCTTACAGAGCTCTCGACTGAAGAAAACAGCAGCCTCATGGCCATGCTGGCAACATGCTGCACCATACTCCGTCGGCATCTTCACCCCCACGGCATCAATATCGGTCTCAACCTTGGAAAGGCAGCTGGTGCCGGTATCAGCGAGCATCTGCACTTTCACCTTGTGCCGCGCTGGCAGGGCGACCATAACTTCATGACTGTCTGTGCCGACATCAGAACCATCCCCCAGCATCTTGAAAACACCTTTACCATGCTCGCTCCTGATTTCTCCAACCTGCTTACCCCGCCAGCTCCATGA
- the epmA gene encoding EF-P lysine aminoacylase EpmA has product MMTPAGLQQRSQLLQTIRGFFLGNDYIEVDTPQRLPVLIPESNLIPFASEDCFLQTSPELCMKRLLANGCERIFQICHCFRKEEHGRLHQSEFTMLEWYHKGADYYDLMRQCEALFCFLARQCAELPGVVDTSTICWKGTSVSLAAPWERLTVADAFEQYAGVDVEEALRTDMFDELLVTAIEPYLGQDRPVFLYEYPLERGLLARRSAQNPKVAERFELYVAGVELANGFSELADPQEQRFRFMEEIDQIWLTRGLDTELPQMFLDELGKIGTAAGIALGVDRLCMLFMGVTDIALVLPFSFEEL; this is encoded by the coding sequence ATGATGACACCTGCCGGTCTGCAGCAGCGTTCGCAGTTGCTGCAGACCATCCGTGGTTTTTTCCTTGGAAACGACTACATAGAAGTTGATACACCTCAGCGCCTCCCGGTTCTTATTCCTGAATCCAATCTTATTCCCTTTGCCAGCGAGGACTGTTTTCTGCAAACTTCTCCTGAACTATGCATGAAACGTCTGTTGGCAAACGGCTGTGAACGGATTTTTCAGATCTGTCACTGTTTTCGCAAGGAAGAACATGGCCGGCTGCACCAATCGGAATTTACCATGCTTGAGTGGTATCATAAGGGGGCGGATTATTATGATTTGATGCGGCAGTGCGAGGCGTTGTTTTGTTTCCTGGCCCGACAGTGTGCTGAACTGCCCGGTGTTGTTGATACCTCTACGATCTGTTGGAAAGGGACGAGTGTTTCACTGGCCGCACCCTGGGAGCGCTTAACAGTGGCAGATGCCTTTGAACAGTATGCCGGTGTTGACGTTGAAGAGGCACTGCGTACCGATATGTTTGATGAACTTTTAGTCACAGCGATTGAACCGTATCTGGGGCAGGACCGGCCGGTTTTTCTTTATGAATACCCCTTGGAGCGGGGGTTGCTCGCCAGGCGCAGTGCTCAGAATCCCAAAGTTGCAGAACGGTTTGAACTGTATGTTGCCGGTGTGGAGCTGGCCAATGGATTTTCCGAACTGGCGGATCCTCAAGAGCAGCGATTTCGTTTTATGGAGGAGATCGATCAGATATGGTTGACAAGGGGGCTGGACACCGAACTACCTCAGATGTTTCTTGATGAGCTCGGTAAAATCGGTACGGCAGCAGGTATTGCCCTTGGTGTTGATCGACTGTGTATGCTGTTCATGGGAGTTACCGATATTGCACTGGTTCTTCCCTTCAGTTTTGAAGAACTGTAA